One part of the Salvelinus sp. IW2-2015 linkage group LG28, ASM291031v2, whole genome shotgun sequence genome encodes these proteins:
- the LOC111954550 gene encoding neuromedin-B receptor-like, with protein sequence MDDILDNLSFTGHSVFYNFTDDWIPDGRETIDFIIRCVIPTVYILIITIGLLGNITLVKIFITNSAMRSVPNIFISSLAAGDLLLLVTCVPVDAFRYFFEEWIFGVVACKLIPVIQLTSVGVSVFTLTALSADRYKAIVNPMDIQTSSAVFWTCLKAVSIWVISVLLAVPEAIFSQVVHIQDKNVTFTACVPYPLSNEMHPKIHSVLIFLVYFLIPLWIISVYYYHIARTLVKSAHDMPGEISEHTKRQMETRKRLAKIVLVFVGLFALCWFPNHVLYMYRSFNYRQIDSSLTHLIITLLARVLSFSSSCVNPFALYLLSESFRRHFNSSLHCKKKPHYERNTSYLQSTSAIRMTSIKKTTPTVINGHGNRQEVSL encoded by the exons ATGGACGACATTTTAGATAACTTATCTTTTACTGGACATTCTGTCTTTTATAACTTTACTGATGATTGGATACCTGATGGAAGGGAAACTATTGATTTTATTATACGATGTGTCATACCGACTGTGTATATTCTGATCATAACGATTGGGTTGTTGGGGAACATTACCTTGGTTAAGATTTTTATCACCAACAGTGCAATGAGGAGCGTCCCCAACATATTTATTTCGAGTTTGGCAGCTGGGGATCTTTTGCTTTTGGTGACTTGTGTTCCAGTGGACGCGTTCAGATACTTCTTTGAGGAGTGGATYTTCGGTGTTGTGGCTTGTAAACTAATACCGGTCATTCAACTCACCTCAGTCGGAGTCTCAGTGTTCACTCTCACGGCTCTCAGCGCTGACAG GTACAAAGCCATAGTGAATCCTATGGACATCCAGACATCCAGTGCTGTGTTCTGGACGTGTCTGAAAGCCGTGTCCATCTGGGTGATCTCTGTCCTGCTKGCGGTGCCCGAGGCCATCTTCTCCCAGGTAGTACACATCCAGGACAAGAACGTGACCTTCACCGCCTGTGTGCCCTATCCCCTCTCCAACGAGATGCATCCCAAGATCCACTCTGTCCTCATATTCCTGGTGTACTTCCTGATTCCCCTGTGGATCATCTCTGTGTACTACTACCACATCGCCAGGACGCTGGTCAAGAGTGCTCACGACATGCCTGGGGAGATCAGTGAGCACACTAAGAGACAG ATGGAGACGAGAAAACGGCTTGCCAAAATTGTTCTGGTTTTCGTGGGCCTCTTCGCTCTCTGTTGGTTCCCCAACCACGTCTTGTACATGTACCGCTCCTTCAACTACCGTCAGATCGACTCCTCCCTGACCCACCTCATCATCACCCTGCTAGCCCGGGTGTTAAGTTTCTCCAGCTCCTGTGTCAACCCATTTGCTCTCTACCTGCTGAGTGAAAGCTTCCGCAGGCACTTCAACAGCTCACTGCACTGCAAGAAGAAGCCCCATTACGAGCGCAACACCAGCTACCTGCAGAGCACCTCAGCCATAAGAATGACCTCCATCAAGAAGACCACCCCTACTGTCATCAATGGACATGGCAACAGGCAGGAGGTCTCTCTGTAG
- the gje1a gene encoding gap junction epsilon-1 protein, which produces MSLNYIKNFYEGCLRPPTVIGQFHTLFFGSVRMFFLGVLGFAVYGNEALHFSCDPDRRELNLYCYNQFRPITPQVFWALQLVTVLVPGAVFHLYAACKNIDQEEILQRPIYTVFYIISVLLRIILEVIAFWLQSHLFGFQVHPLYMCDASALEKTFNITKCMVPEHFEKTIFLSAMYTFTVITLLLCVAEIFEILCRRLGYLTNQ; this is translated from the exons ATGTCTTTAAACTACATTAAGAACTTTTACGAAGGATGT cTCAGGCCTCCGACGGTGATAGGCCAGTTCCACACCCTGTTCTTTGGCTCTGTTCGGATGTTCTTTCTGGGCGTCTTGGGCTTTGCAGTCTATGGCAATGAAGCTCTCCATTTCAGCTGCGATCCAGACAGGAGGGAGTTAAACCTATACTGTTACAACCAATTTAGGCCTATAACACCTCAG GTATTCTGGGCATTGCAGCTGGTAACTGTTTTAGTCCCTGGAGCTGTATTTCATCTCTATGCTGCCTGTAAAAACATTGACCAGGAGGAAATCCTTCAGAGACCTATATACACTGTCTTCTACATAATCTCTGTCCTACTAAGAATTATTCTGGAAGTCATCGCTTTTTGGCTACAGAGCCATCTCTTTGGTTTCCAGGTTCACCCACTCTACATGTGTGATGCCAGTGCCCTAGAAAAGACGTTCAACATCACCAAATGCATGGTGCCGGAACACTTTGAAAAGACCATATTTTTAAGTGCAATGTACACTTTCACTGTGATCACGTTGCTGCTGTGTGTTGCTGAGATATTTGAGATACTCTGTAGGAGATTAGGTTATTTGACCAATCAATGA